DNA from Musa acuminata AAA Group cultivar baxijiao chromosome BXJ1-5, Cavendish_Baxijiao_AAA, whole genome shotgun sequence:
GTTAATGACCAAAACAAGAAGGGCTAAAATAGaccttaatattttatttttatcttttaaatcattttaaggagccaatcaattaaaattatttctttcttttttatggtACAAATAATTCTATCAATTTAATATATGACACCCCTATATTCAATTTTTATTAAGGGgtattttttaaaaatcttaataATGTATTTGAATCATGCTATTCGAAGTCACAAATCCATGAGTTAGGTTGGTTCTAAGTGATTGAGATCGAATCACTTTGAATCAGGTGGAGTTTGATTGCAATGTATTGGATTGGACTTTATTGAATTTGTGATTGAGTGTAGTCTGAGTGTAACTCAagtataataaattttttattaaactaATTTAAACTTCTCTACAACTACTAAcatatcattttaaaatatttactatcatTTATTCTAATTtcttatgattttatgatgaataaatttttaaaaagaatattttctgAGTTGCATCGATATGAAGTGTAACCTATTAAATGTTTTTATCAAATCTATCTAACCTTCTCTAGAACTTTTAAGATAAGATGCTAATATGTTAGAATATGAATttagaataattaattttttaaataagatatttttggTTTGAATATATGATTTGAGTGTAACTTTTTGGATTTTTACCGAACCTATCCAAACTTCACTTGTACTAATAGGGTGAGAAGCTAATATGTTTGTtatcattcttttttatttttatatgaatttaggatgattaattttttaaataagatatttttatgttaAATTTATGATTGAGTGTAAGAATTTTTGTCAAACCTATCCTTTTTTCGGAAACTATCAAGGTGGGATGATaatatgtttattattatttttttaatttttgtataaatttaagataattaattttaaaaataatatatttttttttggttgAATATGATGAAGTGTAACTCTTTGAATTTTTATCAAACATGTCTAGACTTCTCCAAAGCTACTATAATaatatgttaatatgtttatcaTCATATTTTCATTTCTATATAAATTTAGGgtgattatttttgaaatatgatattttatgttGAAGTTATGATCGAGCGAGtgtaatttaattaatttttattgaacCAATCTAAacgttttcaaaattactagcacttGATTCTAACATAtatacatttttttaaaaaaaatttatgagttTAGAATCATTAACTTTTCAAATAGGATAttttttaagttaaatatataattaagtaTAACTCGAGTTAACTTTTAATAAACCAATCTAAATTTCTCCCAAACTACTAGCATATTATTATAAGATATTTAGCATAACTTTTTCTATTTGTGATGGattgaagataattttatataaaaattaatatattttgtgAATAAGTATAATTCGAGTGTAacccaaatataatttttttttagataatttaggataattttatataaaaattaatatatctttaggataatataagttttttagttttattataagtttagaatatttttatatagaaattaatattttttgctaTTGAGTAAATTTGAGTATAATGATTAATCTAGTGTAGaagtagaagaaaaagaaacaaaatgagaaaaaggaggaaaagagggtgaaggaggtggatgagggagagggagagaaaggGGAGGAAAAGAAGGAGCTAAGTGAGGGAGATGgatgaaggagagagagaggaggaggaagacaagGGGAAGAAATATGGAAAGGAGGTGATGGTAAAATGGGTGGAGGAAGGGAATGCAAAGATAAAGTGGAAAGAGGAAGAGCATGTAGAAGTGGAGTGGGAGGAGAAAATCAAGTTAGAGGGTGCGAATGAAGAAACaacgataagagagagagagagagaggaggaaaagaaggagCTGAGTGAGGGAGATGGATGAAggaaagggagaggaggaggaagtcaaGGGGAAGAGGGAGGGGAAGGAGGTGACGATAAAGTGGGTGGAGGAAGGAAATACAAAGATAAAGTGGGAAGAGGAAGAGCATGCAGAAGTGGAGTGGGAGGAGAAAATCACGCGAGATAGTGCAAATGAAGAGACaacgataagagagagagaggggaggaaaAGAAGGAGTTGAGTGAGGGAGGTGGatgaaggagagggagaggaggaggaagtcaaGGGGAAGGAGGTGACGGTAAAGTGGGTGGAGGAAAGGAATGTAAAGATAAAGTGGGAAGAGGAAAAGCATGCAGAAGTAGAGTGGGAGGATAAAATCAAGTGAGAGAGTGCGAATGAAGAAACaacgataagagagagagagagaggggaggataAGAAGGAGCTGAGTGAGGGAGGTGGatgaaggagagggagaggaggaggaagtcaaGGGGAAGAGGGAGGGGAAGGAGGTGACGGTAAAGTGGGTGGAAGAAGGAAATGCAAAGATAAAGTGGGAAGAGGAAGAGCATGCAGAAGTGGAGTGGGAGGAGAAAATCAAGTGAGACGGTACGAATGAAGAAACaacgataagagagagagaggggaggaaaAGAAGGAGCTGAGTGAGGAAGGTGGATGAAggcgagggagaggaggaggaagtcaaAGGGGAAGAGGTAGGGGAAAGAGGTGACGGTAAAGTGGGTGGAGGAAGGGAATGCAAAGATAAAGTGGGAAGAGGAAGAGCATGCAGAAGTGGAGTGGGAGGAGAAAATCAAGTGAGAGGGTACGAATGAAGAAACAACgataagagagagaggaggcgacGAGGAGTTTATAGAGGTGGAGTGGAGGGAGAAGGAGGAGaaaacaaagtgacggtgaatgAGATGAGGATAATTTGAAGAGGAGGACAGAAATATAATacagaaaaaaaatgataattcacGATTGAAAAAGAATAAATCaaatacttaattttttttattaagtattttttgataaaaaatattttaatcataatatgaaaaaaataatttttgatctCAACTAAGTTAAAGAGAGGCACAGACTAAGTTAAAAGGAAGTCAAACATAAGTGTCATAAAAcctcattattaattttttaataaattattctaTATATTTTGGATTAAAAAGAGACTTGTTGTGCATAGGTTTATATTTGGTGGATGATCATAATATCGGAGAAAGTGTCTATATTCTACATCATCATACAATATTTATAAAAATTGTGCTACCGAGAAAACACGATATTGTGGTGAAAAGAAATAGTATTCATATAACATAATTCCgtaataaaagataaaatgttttttcaaagattaaaaaatgataaaaacaggATTCAAGGAGGAAAGGAGCTTAAAATAAACTATAAAATCTTCGCCTGGAATAATGTTGATATactatataataatttattttggcTCTATCATTATGTATGGAGTGAGGTTTTAAGAGGAATGGAAATTTCCAGAAACACCCTTTCAAGCCTaaattctcctctcctctcctctcctctgctAGGGTTTATGGAAACGCCATTCAATTCCTCCGAGAATGGCGATTGAATCCCACCTCCTTCCTACCCCGAAAGCCAGCCAAGATCTGATCTTTTGGCATTCGTAATTCTGTCATCAAGATTGGGTCTTGAGGACCGTAGCCCTGAAATCCCCGATTTCCTGTCCGCCGCAGCATGAGCCGACGGGCAGCGGCGGTGGTTCTCTCGCGGTCGCCCGCCGTCGCCTCCTTCTTTTCGACCAATCGCTGCTTCCCTCCGTCCCAATGCCTGATCTCGATTTCCCGCCATAATCCCTTCAAAAGACCCCGCCTTTCTCTCTTCAGCAGCGGCAGTAGCTGTTCCTCGCCCGACGACGATTTGAGAGAGTTGAACGATCCAGGGTTCGTTGTTCCGTGGGATGGCGCGTCCCATGATCGAGAGAATCGTCAGGAAGCCTCGGTCTCGATGAAAGACTTCACCTTTTTGCAAGAAGCCGCAGTCGAAGACCGTGAGACACTCGCTGCAAAGCCTCTTGATGCAGGAAAATCGTCAAAGGAGGCCGTTCTGATCGCAAAGGTGGTCAGGGCAAGTGGAAGTAATTTCGATGACAATACCGAGAAGATACTGAGGCGATTCAGGGGAAACTTGAATGAATCGCTGGTGATTGACGCGTTAAGATTAGTAAGTATTCCAGATTTGGCGCTCAGATTCTTCATCTGGGCCGGTCAGCAGATTGGCTATAGCCATACGGGTCAGACTTACGACGCATTGATTGAAATTTTAGGCTTTGATAAGAAGAGTAGAGTCCCTCAGCATTTTCTTAGAGAAATTGGACAGGAGGATAGAGAAGTGCTTGGGAGATTGTTAAATGTGCTCGTGCGGAAGTGTTGTCATAGTGGTTTTTGGAATGAGGCTCTGGAAGAGCTCGGGCGGCTTAAGGACTTTGGTTACAAGCCATCCAAGGTGACATATAACGCATTGGTTCGGGTTCTTCTGAGTGCTGATCGACTAGATTCAGCTGTTTTGGTTCACAGAGAAATGTCTGAATCGGGATTTTGTATGGACAGGTTCACGATGGGCTGTTTTGCGCATGCTCTGTGTAAAGCAGGACAGTGGGTAGAAGCTCTCAACATTATAAAGGCAGAAGACTTCACACTAGATACTGTTTTATGTACTCAAATGATTAGTGGATTGTTGGAAGCTTCTCTTTTCGAGGTAGCCATGTCTTTTCTTCATAGGATGAGGTCCAATTCATGTGTTCCAAATGTTGTGACATATAGGACATTGCTTTCGGGGTTTTTAAGTAAGAAACAACTTGGTTGGTGTAAGAGAATTCTTAACATGATGATTATAGAGGGTTGCAATCCTAGCCCATCATTGTTTAATTCTCTGATGCATGGATATTGCAGCACTGGAGACTATGCTTATGCATATAAGCTGTTAAAGAAGATGAATGCTTGTGGTTGTCGACCTGGTTATGTGACTTACAACATATTTATTGGAGGAATCTGTGGAAATAAAGAATTGCCAAGTTCTGACATGTTGGATCTGGCGGAAAAAGCCTATGAGGAGATGCTGGATGCTGGATTTGTACTAAACAAAATAAATGTTGGCAACTTTGCTCAATCCCTTTGTCACATGGGGAAATTTGATAAGGCATTTCAGATTATAAACGAGATGATGAAGAAGGGATTTGTTCCTGATACTAGCACCTATgcgaaggtgattggtcttctttGTCAGGCGAGTATGGTGGAAAAGGCTTTCCTTCTATTTCAGGAAATGAAGAAGAATGATGTTGTTCCTGATGTTTATACATATACGATTTTGATAGACAGTTTTTGTAAGGTTGGGCTTATCGAACAGGCTTGGAGATGGTTTAAAGAAATGGAGAGAGAAGGTTGTCTTCCGAATGTTGTGACCTATACTGCACTAATACATGCTTACTTGAAAGCAAAGCGACTTTCCAAGGCAAATGAACTTTTCAAGAGCATGATTAGTATGGATTGTGTTCCTAATGTTGTCACCTATACTGCATTGATTGATGGCCTTTGCAAAGCTGGAGAGATTGAAGAGGCTTGCCATATCTATGCAAAGATGAGGGGAATTTGTGAGGATACAGTTGGCAGTAATTACTTTGAAGGTGGTAGTAACGAGGTCGCACAGCCAAATGTTTTCACATATGGtgcattggttgatggcttatgtAAAGCTCATAAAGTAGTTGAAGCTCGTGATTTATTGAATGCAATGATGTCAGCTGGTTGCGAGCCAAATCACATAGTCTATGATGCTCTTATCGATGGGTTTTGCAAGGTTGGCAAGCTTGATGATGCACAGGAGGTATTTGTCAGAATGTCTGCGCATGGTTACACTCCTAATGTGTATACATACAGCTCCTTAATTGACAGGTTGTTTAAGGATAAAAGGCTTGATCTTGCTCTTAAAGTTCTCTCAAAAATGTTAGAGAACTCTTGTGCTCCAAATGTAATCACATATACTGAGATGATTGATGGGCTCTGTAAGGTAGGTAAGACAGATGAGGCTTACAAGCTTCTTATGATGATGGAAGAAAAAGGATGTAATCCGAATGTTGTAACTTATACTGCCTTGATAGATGGATATGGTAAAGCCTCTAAAGTTGATATGTGTCTGGAGCTTTTTAGGCAAATGACTGAAAAGGGTTGTGCCCCAAATTTTATCACATATAATGTATTGATAAACCATTGTTGCACTGCTGGCCTTCTGGATAAGGCCCACAAAATTTTGGAGGAGATGAAGCAAACTTGTTGGCCAAGACACATATCAGGCCACCGCAACATCATCCAAGGATTTAGTAAGAAGTTTATTAGTTCACTTGGCCTTTTAGATGAGATAACACACTACAATTTGGTACCGATTGCTCCTGCTTACATCATTCTAATAAATAGTTTTTCTAGTGCTGGTCAGCTGGAAATAGCTTTGGAGTTGCACAGAGAGATAGAGGGTTATTTGTCATGTTCAAGTGTTGCAAACAGTAACATGTACTTTTCAATAATTCAGGGTCTTTGTTTAGCATCAAAGGTTGAGAAAGCCATTGAATTGTATAGTCAGATGCTAAGGAAAGGATATGTGCCAGAATTGATAATTTTCTTTTGCCTCATCAAGGGACTCCTCAGGGTTAATAAGTGGGATGAAGCACTCCAGCTTTTGTACACCACATACAACATGGTTAGTTTCTCTTTATTCTTCTCATTATGCAGTGGTGCATAcaatttctttcttttgattCTTCTTATTATTCGATGGTGCATGTAGGTTCATGCTGTCTAGTAAAAGTTATGAAAAATGCTAGAACAACTGATAGAGTTGGTTGGTTTTATATTAATGTTTCGAAGATTGAACTTTGTGATATGTCAGTTACATTACCAAAATTGATAATATGTACTTTTGATTCTTAAAAAAAACTGTTGGGTAGTTTTCATTTTCCTCAAAGAAATACTTCTTATATAATTTTGTGTCTATCAAATAACAGAATCATTAGCCTCATATAATGTATTGATGATGTTCCTGCCACCAGGTTCTTCTTTAAGTGAAAATTAATTTGGTTCTTCTTTTGTCTTTAAGAACCGGAGAGACAATACGGTAAGGTGCCAAGTGTATTTGATGCTTGTGAATCCTGTTTGACAAACATACCCAAAGAATACTGAAAGATTAATACATATCTTTGTAGATTGTGATACCTATGATGCCAAGAATATTCCTAGATTGAAGTTAAGTTGCCTAGTGTTTCCCAGTCTTGTTTGATAATATAGTTTGAGGTAGGAATGAAAAAAGTTGTGTTGAtccatacaaaaaaataaaatacctgtAATAATAATTTTCAGATAGTTTTTAGGGTACTATGAATTTGCTTGTCTTCTCATGTGGTGCCTTAATTTTTGCAAAGCCAGTAACATAACATAGAGAAGGAAGACAATAGAGTCGGTCTGTACAAAAAAGAACAGAAACATTTGATATATTCTTCAAATAGTTCTTAGGACATTTATGGATTCATTGAACTGTATCTCTTCATATTTAGTGTCTGAACCTTTGCAAAGCCAAAGTAAACATGTGCCTCTAGTCATGAAGGTGTTACATACTTTTGTTTAGACTATGGTGTTTTTTTTCTCTTGGACCAGTATCATTATGCTCCTACTTGATAATCAATTAAAGAGATGTAAgcattttctctttttcttttctacaTGAAGCTATTTTTTCATTCCAGTTACTGTTGCTGATTTTATTTGTCATTTGCAACAGGGTATAGAATGGCATAATGAAGAAACATCTGAAGGGAACTAGACATGTCTCTTTCCATGCCTTCTTTTTCCAACTTATTATAACGAGTTGCATTTCGTGGTATAGTCAATgatttcttgtggcatttttaacTTAAAGCATTTGCATTGATCACAATAAAAGGGATCTTTGGGGATGCTTGCTGCTACGTAAGAGACGTATGTTCCTTTTCTGCTTACCACATTCTTTTATGAGTATCAATGTTGGGGAATATCAGAACAAAGGTTTGTGATTTGATGCAGCATTCACAAATTCTGTCCTCTTCTGCGCACCCTTCCTGCACCATGCCATGGGTGTGATTAAGGTCCATTTGCTTTTGAACAGTACAAGAACATTTCAGCTATAAGTTGGTAAGTTCGTTCAATCACTCTCTGTATCTCTCTCTGCATATATACATCATAAACACATCTGTCAAGTAACTCCGTCTCCAGTAACAAAGAACTATTTGTAGATGTTTCTCGACTTCTGTCAGCTGGACACTACCTTACCTATCAGTTAGCAGGGGTTGACATAGTCATAGTGACGGTTGGACCTTAGATTCCTGGAACATTCCTTGTGACAGTTCTATTAACATCCAAAAAGGCTCATGGATTGAGCAAGCTGTCTCTGCCCTTTTTGAGTTATCATCTATATTTGTTTGAAATTGCATGATCTGGCAGTGTCTAAATTGGCTTATTGCAGGTGGTGCTGTGCCATACGACGATGTATCATCTACTCGAAATCATGTCAGTGTCCTTACTGAGAGGGAACAAATCATTTCTATGTTAGCTGACATGTATGCTATTCATTCCTAGTTCTTACTATGG
Protein-coding regions in this window:
- the LOC135674101 gene encoding pentatricopeptide repeat-containing protein At1g06710, mitochondrial-like, which codes for MSRRAAAVVLSRSPAVASFFSTNRCFPPSQCLISISRHNPFKRPRLSLFSSGSSCSSPDDDLRELNDPGFVVPWDGASHDRENRQEASVSMKDFTFLQEAAVEDRETLAAKPLDAGKSSKEAVLIAKVVRASGSNFDDNTEKILRRFRGNLNESLVIDALRLVSIPDLALRFFIWAGQQIGYSHTGQTYDALIEILGFDKKSRVPQHFLREIGQEDREVLGRLLNVLVRKCCHSGFWNEALEELGRLKDFGYKPSKVTYNALVRVLLSADRLDSAVLVHREMSESGFCMDRFTMGCFAHALCKAGQWVEALNIIKAEDFTLDTVLCTQMISGLLEASLFEVAMSFLHRMRSNSCVPNVVTYRTLLSGFLSKKQLGWCKRILNMMIIEGCNPSPSLFNSLMHGYCSTGDYAYAYKLLKKMNACGCRPGYVTYNIFIGGICGNKELPSSDMLDLAEKAYEEMLDAGFVLNKINVGNFAQSLCHMGKFDKAFQIINEMMKKGFVPDTSTYAKVIGLLCQASMVEKAFLLFQEMKKNDVVPDVYTYTILIDSFCKVGLIEQAWRWFKEMEREGCLPNVVTYTALIHAYLKAKRLSKANELFKSMISMDCVPNVVTYTALIDGLCKAGEIEEACHIYAKMRGICEDTVGSNYFEGGSNEVAQPNVFTYGALVDGLCKAHKVVEARDLLNAMMSAGCEPNHIVYDALIDGFCKVGKLDDAQEVFVRMSAHGYTPNVYTYSSLIDRLFKDKRLDLALKVLSKMLENSCAPNVITYTEMIDGLCKVGKTDEAYKLLMMMEEKGCNPNVVTYTALIDGYGKASKVDMCLELFRQMTEKGCAPNFITYNVLINHCCTAGLLDKAHKILEEMKQTCWPRHISGHRNIIQGFSKKFISSLGLLDEITHYNLVPIAPAYIILINSFSSAGQLEIALELHREIEGYLSCSSVANSNMYFSIIQGLCLASKVEKAIELYSQMLRKGYVPELIIFFCLIKGLLRVNKWDEALQLLYTTYNMGIEWHNEETSEGN